In a single window of the bacterium genome:
- a CDS encoding glycosyltransferase encodes MSAPTFSIVIPTYGRPSLLQECLNSISRLVYPRECFEVIVVDDGGPEPLDCIVDNLRSQLNVKLIRQFHAGPAAARNRGASAARNEYVVFIDDDCIPHEDWLQKFAGRFQITPDHGIGGRVINRLQENVYLAASQLLADFLYSYYNGNEPGTAQFLSSNNLSFPVKSFFEIGGFNTVFPGAAAEDRELCMRWLQSKRLLTYEPEAKVSHGYPISLRGFWKKHFNYGYGAALLHDILKERNGASIPVEPPSFYWDLLRHPSRQGASRSAILAALVAISQIANASGYFSHKVRGIRN; translated from the coding sequence TTGAGCGCCCCCACCTTCTCCATTGTAATTCCCACGTATGGCCGCCCCTCTTTATTGCAGGAATGTCTTAATTCAATCTCAAGACTGGTCTATCCACGTGAGTGTTTTGAAGTGATCGTAGTTGATGATGGGGGTCCCGAGCCGCTCGACTGTATCGTGGATAACCTCAGGTCACAATTGAATGTGAAATTGATTCGTCAATTTCATGCCGGACCAGCAGCTGCACGAAATAGAGGCGCCTCGGCAGCGCGTAACGAGTATGTAGTTTTTATTGACGATGATTGTATTCCGCACGAGGATTGGTTGCAGAAATTTGCCGGAAGATTTCAGATCACGCCCGATCATGGGATCGGAGGAAGAGTCATCAACAGGCTCCAGGAAAATGTGTACTTAGCAGCCTCCCAACTTCTCGCTGACTTTCTCTATTCCTATTACAACGGAAACGAGCCAGGTACGGCGCAATTCTTAAGTTCAAACAATCTTTCGTTTCCAGTGAAATCATTTTTTGAGATCGGTGGATTTAATACAGTCTTCCCCGGAGCCGCGGCAGAGGATCGCGAACTTTGTATGCGGTGGCTGCAATCAAAACGCTTGCTGACCTACGAACCTGAGGCGAAGGTTTCTCACGGTTATCCGATTAGCCTCAGAGGATTTTGGAAGAAGCATTTCAATTATGGCTACGGGGCCGCTCTCTTGCACGACATCCTTAAGGAGCGCAACGGTGCTTCTATTCCGGTAGAACCGCCTTCGTTTTATTGGGACCTCCTTCGACATCCATCGCGTCAAGGCGCTTCGCGCTCGGCCATACTGGCTGCACTTGTGGCGATATCTCAGATCGCAAATGCTTCAGGATATTTCTCGCATAAGGTGCGAGGAATCCGGAACTAA